A region of Polynucleobacter sp. JS-Mosq-20-D10 DNA encodes the following proteins:
- the lspA gene encoding signal peptidase II, translated as MSTNLSFLRYLAIAIVTILLDQLSKWSALSNLQLGVPEPVLPFMNWLLLFNPGAAFSFLAQSSGWQRWFFTVLGLAASTYILWLLRKSLGDKMLCWALSLILGGALGNVLDRIMYGAVVDFIDLHYANWHWPAFNIADSAICIGAALIIWGELRKSFGKTSQSL; from the coding sequence ATGAGCACAAACCTCTCTTTTCTTCGTTATCTAGCGATTGCAATCGTTACGATATTGCTAGACCAATTGAGCAAATGGTCTGCCTTGAGTAACTTACAGTTAGGTGTACCTGAACCCGTTTTGCCATTCATGAACTGGTTGTTACTGTTTAACCCAGGAGCAGCGTTCTCATTTTTAGCGCAAAGCTCTGGATGGCAGCGTTGGTTCTTTACAGTCCTAGGCTTGGCAGCTTCTACTTACATTCTTTGGCTACTGCGAAAGAGCTTAGGCGACAAAATGCTTTGCTGGGCCCTCAGCCTCATACTGGGTGGCGCATTAGGCAATGTCCTAGACCGCATCATGTATGGCGCGGTAGTGGACTTTATTGATCTGCATTACGCTAATTGGCATTGGCCAGCCTTCAATATTGCTGATAGTGCTATTTGCATTGGGGCAGCCCTCATCATTTGGGGTGAGTTGCGCAAGTCATTTGGCAAAACCTCCCAATCCCTTTAA
- a CDS encoding DUF192 domain-containing protein: protein MHLPHIKQFIFSLTAIAGIFPGTTFAQQNVGLPTVELKTGIYRIQAELADTPKAREVGLMNRTSMPTNSGMLFIFEQKAGHCFWMNNTKIPLSIAFIADDGKIVNIEEMQAETTNNHCPKAIVRYALEMNKQWFSERVIVPGTVIQGLPKK, encoded by the coding sequence ATGCATTTACCCCACATTAAACAATTCATTTTTTCGCTTACGGCGATTGCTGGGATCTTTCCAGGCACTACGTTTGCACAACAGAATGTCGGCCTGCCTACAGTTGAACTCAAAACTGGAATCTATCGTATTCAAGCAGAGTTAGCTGATACACCTAAAGCTCGCGAGGTCGGACTCATGAATCGCACCAGCATGCCCACGAACTCTGGCATGCTTTTTATCTTTGAGCAAAAAGCAGGGCATTGCTTCTGGATGAACAACACAAAGATTCCACTGTCGATTGCCTTCATTGCTGATGACGGCAAGATTGTCAATATTGAAGAGATGCAGGCGGAGACCACCAATAACCACTGCCCTAAGGCAATAGTACGTTATGCACTTGAGATGAATAAACAGTGGTTCTCAGAAAGAGTGATTGTTCCTGGCACAGTCATTCAAGGACTACCTAAAAAATAA
- the clpS gene encoding ATP-dependent Clp protease adapter ClpS, giving the protein MFHMSRTTKNPTVGNPNNPHIEDTILLEKQAEKLKSPSMYKVLLLNDDYTPMEFVVMVIQEYFNKDHETATRIMLQVHLVGKGICGLFTRDVAATKVHQVIELSREAGHPLQCTMEEA; this is encoded by the coding sequence ATGTTTCATATGAGTCGTACAACGAAAAATCCAACGGTTGGCAATCCAAACAACCCCCACATTGAGGACACCATTCTTCTCGAAAAGCAGGCCGAGAAACTAAAGTCGCCTTCGATGTATAAAGTTTTACTATTAAATGACGATTACACGCCAATGGAATTTGTGGTGATGGTCATTCAGGAGTATTTTAATAAGGATCATGAAACGGCTACAAGGATCATGTTGCAGGTTCATTTAGTTGGCAAAGGCATTTGCGGTTTATTTACACGTGATGTTGCGGCAACAAAAGTGCATCAAGTTATCGAGCTCTCCCGCGAAGCGGGTCACCCACTACAGTGCACTATGGAGGAAGCATGA
- the coaBC gene encoding bifunctional phosphopantothenoylcysteine decarboxylase/phosphopantothenate--cysteine ligase CoaBC yields MQSLLNKKIVLGISGGIAAYKSAELARQLMQEGASVQVVMTEAAQQFVTPVTMQALTGNPVYTSQWDSSIANNMAHIELSRAADAILIAPTSADLMAKLSLGLADDLLSTLCLARDCPLLLAPAMNKQMWEHAATQRSAERLIADKVTLLGPASGFQACGEIGFGRMLEPAEITEQLIAFFQKKPLLGKRVLITAGPTFEAIDPVRGITNRSSGKMGFAIARAAIEAGADVHLIVGPCDLETPLAATGKITRTNVVSAKEMHTATLQSTDCDIFFAVAAVADWSIAKPAKEKMKRQSKQAPNLEFVANLDILADVAKTVKTKGGKLHPYCVGFAAESTELQKHAEEKRKRKGIPMIVGNIGPDTFGSDLNQLLIVDENGSKKMAKAEKLQLARQLIQLVAKKI; encoded by the coding sequence ATGCAATCACTTTTAAATAAGAAAATCGTTCTCGGCATTTCTGGTGGCATTGCGGCCTATAAGTCTGCAGAGCTAGCACGTCAGTTGATGCAAGAAGGTGCTAGCGTCCAAGTGGTGATGACGGAAGCCGCGCAGCAATTTGTGACGCCTGTCACCATGCAAGCACTCACAGGCAATCCCGTTTACACCAGCCAATGGGATAGCAGCATTGCTAACAACATGGCGCATATTGAACTCTCTAGAGCTGCCGATGCGATTTTAATTGCGCCCACAAGTGCGGATCTGATGGCTAAGCTCTCGCTCGGATTGGCTGATGATTTGCTCAGCACCTTGTGTTTAGCAAGAGATTGCCCACTCCTCTTGGCTCCTGCCATGAACAAGCAAATGTGGGAGCATGCGGCCACACAAAGAAGCGCAGAAAGACTCATTGCTGACAAAGTCACATTACTTGGCCCTGCAAGCGGATTCCAAGCGTGTGGTGAAATCGGCTTTGGGCGTATGCTTGAGCCTGCAGAAATTACCGAGCAACTCATAGCCTTCTTTCAGAAGAAGCCACTCCTCGGCAAACGCGTACTGATTACAGCTGGGCCCACCTTTGAAGCTATTGATCCTGTTCGAGGGATTACCAATCGCAGCTCTGGCAAGATGGGTTTTGCAATTGCACGCGCAGCAATTGAAGCTGGTGCAGACGTTCACCTCATAGTAGGCCCTTGCGATTTAGAGACCCCATTAGCTGCAACTGGAAAAATTACCCGTACTAATGTGGTCAGCGCCAAAGAAATGCATACAGCCACATTGCAATCTACTGACTGCGATATTTTCTTTGCGGTAGCTGCAGTCGCCGATTGGAGTATTGCCAAACCGGCTAAAGAAAAAATGAAACGCCAAAGTAAACAAGCTCCAAATTTAGAATTTGTAGCCAACTTAGATATTCTTGCCGATGTAGCAAAAACGGTCAAAACTAAAGGCGGGAAATTGCACCCCTATTGCGTTGGCTTTGCGGCTGAATCTACTGAGCTCCAAAAGCATGCAGAAGAAAAGCGTAAACGCAAAGGCATTCCGATGATCGTTGGCAACATTGGTCCAGATACCTTTGGCAGCGATCTCAACCAACTACTCATCGTCGATGAAAACGGTAGTAAGAAAATGGCCAAGGCTGAAAAACTACAGCTTGCACGTCAACTGATTCAGTTAGTCGCTAAAAAAATCTAA
- the dut gene encoding dUTP diphosphatase, with product MQQLQVKILDERMRDQLPAYGTPGSAGLDLRACIDEVIEIAPGQTVLVPTGLAIYVEDPRYAALILPRSGLGHKHGIVLGNLVGLIDSDYQGQLMVSTWNRGSTAFKLEPMERLAQLVVMPVQQVELKVVEEFTESSRGAGGFGSTGRA from the coding sequence ATGCAACAACTTCAAGTCAAAATTCTCGATGAACGTATGCGCGATCAATTACCTGCATATGGAACCCCCGGTAGCGCTGGATTAGATCTGCGCGCCTGTATTGATGAAGTCATTGAAATTGCTCCTGGACAAACAGTCCTCGTCCCAACGGGTTTAGCGATTTATGTAGAAGATCCACGCTATGCCGCATTGATCTTGCCACGCTCTGGTCTTGGCCATAAGCATGGAATCGTTCTCGGTAATTTAGTGGGATTGATCGATTCGGATTACCAAGGCCAACTCATGGTGAGCACTTGGAATCGCGGCTCAACAGCATTCAAATTAGAGCCCATGGAGCGCTTAGCTCAACTGGTAGTGATGCCGGTACAACAAGTAGAGCTCAAAGTTGTTGAGGAATTTACCGAGAGCAGTCGTGGGGCTGGTGGGTTTGGAAGTACTGGTAGGGCTTAA
- a CDS encoding type II toxin-antitoxin system RelE/ParE family toxin → MSIKSFKCPDTKKLFQGHRVRRWIAIERPALRKLEQLDWSLVLEDLRVPPGNRLESLKGSRKGQHSIRINNQWHVCFTWVGDGPKNVEIVDYH, encoded by the coding sequence ATGTCAATCAAAAGCTTCAAGTGCCCTGATACTAAAAAACTATTTCAAGGGCATCGAGTACGGCGATGGATTGCCATAGAGCGACCTGCATTGCGAAAACTGGAACAACTTGACTGGTCTTTAGTTCTTGAAGATTTGCGAGTGCCACCAGGCAATCGATTGGAATCCTTAAAGGGATCTCGAAAAGGTCAGCACAGTATTCGCATTAATAATCAGTGGCACGTTTGCTTTACTTGGGTTGGGGATGGCCCAAAAAATGTTGAAATTGTCGATTATCACTAA
- a CDS encoding HigA family addiction module antitoxin has protein sequence MMRTIAPVSPGEMLEEEFLKPLGLTKYRLAKDIGVPPQRIGDIVAGKRSITADTDLRLCKYFGLSDGWWLRGQANYDTAIAKESLSKILKGIEPCQLMAA, from the coding sequence ATGATGAGAACGATTGCTCCCGTCTCGCCCGGCGAGATGTTAGAAGAGGAATTTCTAAAACCCTTGGGCCTAACAAAATATCGTCTAGCCAAAGATATTGGGGTACCACCTCAACGTATCGGCGATATTGTTGCCGGAAAGCGCTCTATTACCGCCGACACTGACTTACGACTTTGCAAGTATTTCGGACTAAGTGACGGATGGTGGTTGAGAGGCCAAGCAAACTACGATACTGCAATTGCCAAAGAGAGCTTAAGTAAGATATTAAAGGGAATAGAGCCCTGTCAGCTGATGGCAGCGTAA
- the clpA gene encoding ATP-dependent Clp protease ATP-binding subunit ClpA, translating to MIAQELEVSLHMAFVDARASRHEFITVEHLLAALLDNATAVEVLKACAVNIAELRAQLKNFINDNTPVVPGSDEVDTQPTLGFQRVIQRAIMHVQSTSNGKKEVTGANVLVAIFGEKDSHAVYFLQQQGVTRLDVVNFISHGVRKDQAESVKPAEATQETEDASSGGKESPLEQYTQNLNVLAKQGKIDPLIGRDSEVERVIQVLCRRRKNNPLLVGEAGVGKTAIAEGLAWRIVKGDVPEILADATVYSLDMGALLAGTKYRGDFEQRLKSVLKSLKDSAHGVLFIDEIHTLIGAGAASGGTLDASNLLKPALSNGQLKCIGATTFTEYRGIFEKDAALSRRFQKVDVVEPTVDQTVQILRGLKSRFEEHHGVKYASAALVAAAELSSRYINDRHLPDKAIDVIDEAGAAQRILPKSKQKKTIGRPEIEEIVAKIARIPPQSVTVDDRSKLQTLDRDIKSVVFGQDPAIEALASAIKMTRAGLGKIDRPIGSFLFSGPTGVGKTEVAKQLAYILGIELLRFDMSEYMERHAVSRLIGAPPGYVGFDQGGLLTEAVNKKPHCVLLLDEVEKAHPDIFNILLQVMDHGTLTDNNGRKTDFRNVIIIMTTNAGAEAMQKSTIGFTNARESGDEMADIKKFFTPEFRNRLDAIVSFKALDETIIMRVVDKFLMQLEEQLHEKKVDATFSPALRAHLAKHGFDPLMGARPMQRIIQDTVRKALADELLFGKLAQGGHVDVDIDADGKVQLEFDAPAIPGKRPKADVAPAEEI from the coding sequence ATGATTGCCCAGGAATTAGAAGTGAGTTTGCACATGGCGTTTGTTGATGCGCGAGCTTCAAGACATGAATTTATTACGGTGGAGCATTTGCTTGCCGCCTTACTAGACAACGCGACCGCAGTGGAGGTTTTAAAAGCCTGTGCTGTCAATATTGCCGAGCTTCGTGCCCAGCTCAAAAATTTTATTAACGACAATACGCCTGTGGTCCCGGGTAGCGATGAAGTTGATACCCAGCCAACTCTGGGTTTTCAGCGCGTGATCCAACGCGCCATCATGCACGTGCAATCCACTTCAAATGGGAAGAAAGAGGTTACCGGGGCAAATGTACTCGTAGCTATCTTTGGTGAAAAAGATTCTCATGCGGTGTATTTCTTGCAGCAGCAAGGCGTCACTCGTTTGGATGTAGTGAACTTTATTAGCCACGGTGTACGTAAAGATCAAGCTGAGAGTGTGAAGCCTGCTGAGGCCACCCAAGAGACCGAGGATGCATCGTCTGGTGGCAAGGAGAGCCCTTTAGAGCAATACACCCAGAATCTCAATGTGCTGGCTAAGCAGGGCAAGATTGATCCGCTAATTGGCCGCGATAGTGAAGTTGAGCGTGTGATTCAGGTACTGTGCCGTCGTCGTAAAAATAATCCGCTATTAGTTGGTGAGGCGGGCGTGGGTAAGACTGCAATTGCTGAAGGCTTGGCTTGGAGAATTGTGAAAGGCGATGTTCCTGAGATCTTGGCTGACGCCACAGTCTATTCATTAGATATGGGCGCGCTATTGGCGGGTACTAAGTACCGCGGAGATTTTGAGCAACGCTTGAAGAGTGTTCTTAAATCTTTAAAAGATAGCGCCCATGGTGTTTTATTTATCGATGAGATTCACACCTTAATTGGTGCGGGTGCTGCATCAGGCGGCACATTGGATGCGAGCAATTTACTAAAGCCTGCACTATCAAATGGCCAGCTCAAATGTATCGGTGCAACTACCTTTACTGAGTACCGCGGCATCTTCGAAAAGGATGCAGCGCTGTCACGTCGTTTCCAGAAGGTTGATGTGGTTGAACCAACTGTCGATCAGACCGTACAAATCTTGCGTGGCTTGAAGTCACGCTTCGAAGAACACCACGGCGTTAAGTACGCTTCCGCAGCCTTAGTAGCTGCAGCTGAATTGTCTTCACGCTATATTAACGATCGCCATTTGCCAGACAAAGCAATTGATGTAATTGATGAGGCGGGAGCAGCACAACGTATTCTGCCTAAGTCCAAGCAAAAGAAAACCATTGGTCGCCCGGAGATTGAAGAGATCGTCGCGAAAATCGCCCGTATACCGCCACAATCTGTAACGGTGGATGATCGTAGCAAGCTGCAAACATTAGATCGGGATATTAAGAGTGTGGTGTTTGGTCAAGATCCTGCCATTGAGGCCTTGGCGAGCGCCATCAAGATGACGCGTGCCGGTCTTGGCAAAATCGATAGGCCAATTGGATCATTCTTATTCTCCGGCCCAACCGGGGTTGGTAAGACTGAAGTTGCGAAACAGCTCGCTTACATCTTAGGCATTGAGCTCCTACGCTTCGATATGTCGGAGTACATGGAGCGCCATGCGGTCAGCCGTTTAATTGGTGCGCCTCCAGGATATGTAGGCTTTGACCAAGGCGGCTTACTCACTGAGGCCGTTAACAAGAAGCCGCATTGCGTTCTCTTGCTCGATGAGGTTGAGAAAGCCCATCCGGATATTTTCAATATTCTCTTGCAGGTGATGGATCACGGGACCCTCACGGATAACAACGGTCGCAAGACCGATTTCCGTAATGTCATCATCATCATGACAACCAATGCCGGTGCTGAAGCAATGCAGAAGTCCACCATCGGCTTTACTAATGCCCGTGAGTCCGGTGATGAGATGGCGGATATTAAGAAGTTCTTCACGCCAGAGTTCCGCAATCGTTTAGATGCGATTGTTTCCTTCAAGGCGCTTGATGAGACCATCATCATGCGCGTGGTGGATAAGTTCTTAATGCAGTTAGAAGAGCAACTCCATGAGAAGAAGGTGGATGCTACATTTAGCCCAGCCTTGCGTGCTCATTTAGCTAAGCATGGCTTTGACCCGCTCATGGGCGCAAGACCAATGCAGCGAATCATTCAAGATACGGTACGCAAAGCACTTGCCGATGAATTACTTTTTGGTAAATTGGCGCAGGGTGGTCATGTGGATGTTGACATTGATGCTGATGGCAAAGTTCAACTTGAGTTTGACGCTCCAGCAATTCCGGGTAAGCGGCCAAAAGCTGATGTGGCTCCGGCCGAAGAAATCTAA
- the ileS gene encoding isoleucine--tRNA ligase, which yields MSEKENSYPVNLLETSFPMRGDLPKREPQWVAQWQKNKLYEKIRAAHSHQPKFILHDGPPYANGDIHIGHAVNKILKDMIVKSRWLMGFDSAYVPGWDCHGMPIEIQIEKQFGKNLPTAEVQAKARAYAKVQVDKQKVDFERLGVLGDWNNPYLTMNYRNEADEIRALGKIWEKGYVFRGLKPVNWCFDCGSALAEAEVEYQDKTDPTVDVGFAFDDAQRPQLAKAFGLSEIPAKPGMIVIWTTTPWTIPSNQALNVHPELSYALVDTGDKLLILAEDRVETCLEDFGLEGKVIATCLGSQLANISFWHPLAPLHEGYQRLSPIYPAQYVTLDTGTGVVHSAPAYGEEDFKSCKANHLADKDILNPVMGNGVYASWLPLFANEYIWKANPKIVEAMREAGSLLRDKTYTHSYMHCWRHKSPIIYRATSQWFASMDKKPSDGKASLREAALAGIENTEFFPAWGKQRLNSMIANRPDWTLSRQRQWGVPMAFFVHKESGEPHPRTAELLEAIAKRVEKEGIEAWQKLEVAELLGEESAQYEKNRDTLDVWFDSGTTHWHVIRGSHRAELYRPEAENADGRLADLYLEGSDQHRGWFHSSLLTGAMLDGKPPYKALLTHGFTVDGQGRKMSKSVGNVIAPQQVADKLGAEIIRLWVASTDYSGEMTISDEILKRVVESYRRIRNTLRFLLANLSDFDPSKHAMPASEWLEIDRYAVALANQLQQDVQAHYKAYEFQPAVARMLTFCSEDLGGFYLDILKDRLYTSAPDSKERRAAQNALFHITRNLLKWLAPFLSFTAEEAWLSLPHGKDDKPSESIFMEEFGTFPEINQATELLAKWNRVREIRSEVTKAIEIEREAGNVGSSLQAELTIKVGDIDFAILHSLEDDLRFVTITSSAKLELSNAGLEVLVRGSQYKKCGRCWHHTQDVGVNNEHSELCGRCISNLFGSGESRLFA from the coding sequence ATGTCTGAAAAAGAAAACTCTTACCCCGTTAATCTTCTAGAAACATCGTTTCCGATGCGGGGAGATTTACCGAAACGTGAACCGCAATGGGTCGCACAGTGGCAGAAAAATAAACTCTACGAGAAGATTCGTGCAGCGCATTCTCACCAACCAAAATTTATTTTGCATGATGGCCCTCCCTATGCAAACGGTGACATTCATATTGGTCATGCGGTAAATAAGATCCTTAAGGATATGATCGTGAAGTCCCGCTGGTTAATGGGCTTTGACTCTGCATATGTTCCAGGCTGGGATTGCCACGGTATGCCAATTGAGATCCAGATTGAAAAACAATTTGGCAAAAATCTGCCGACGGCTGAAGTGCAAGCTAAAGCACGCGCGTATGCAAAAGTGCAGGTAGACAAGCAAAAGGTCGACTTTGAGCGTTTAGGTGTTTTGGGTGATTGGAATAACCCTTATCTCACCATGAACTACCGCAATGAGGCCGATGAAATTCGTGCGCTCGGGAAGATCTGGGAAAAGGGTTACGTCTTCCGCGGCCTTAAGCCAGTGAACTGGTGTTTCGATTGCGGCTCCGCACTAGCTGAAGCTGAAGTGGAATACCAAGACAAAACTGATCCAACCGTAGATGTGGGATTTGCTTTTGATGATGCGCAGCGCCCACAACTTGCAAAAGCATTTGGGCTATCTGAGATCCCAGCTAAGCCTGGAATGATTGTGATTTGGACAACCACACCTTGGACTATTCCATCCAATCAAGCACTGAATGTTCATCCTGAACTGAGTTACGCCCTAGTGGATACAGGGGACAAGCTGCTCATCTTGGCAGAAGACCGTGTAGAAACTTGCTTGGAAGATTTTGGACTTGAGGGAAAAGTCATTGCCACTTGTTTGGGTAGTCAGCTAGCAAACATTTCTTTCTGGCATCCGCTAGCCCCACTGCATGAAGGTTATCAGCGTCTTTCACCAATCTATCCTGCCCAATACGTCACCTTAGACACTGGAACTGGTGTAGTGCACTCTGCACCAGCCTATGGCGAGGAAGACTTTAAGTCTTGCAAAGCAAATCACTTGGCTGATAAAGATATCTTGAACCCAGTCATGGGTAATGGTGTCTATGCTTCTTGGCTCCCACTTTTTGCTAATGAATATATTTGGAAAGCCAACCCGAAGATTGTGGAGGCCATGCGTGAAGCAGGTAGCCTTTTGCGAGATAAGACCTATACCCACTCTTACATGCATTGCTGGCGTCACAAGTCACCAATTATTTATCGTGCGACCTCGCAGTGGTTTGCAAGCATGGATAAAAAGCCATCCGATGGCAAAGCAAGTCTGCGCGAAGCAGCATTAGCCGGCATTGAAAACACCGAGTTCTTCCCGGCGTGGGGTAAGCAACGATTAAACAGCATGATTGCGAACCGTCCCGACTGGACCTTGTCACGTCAACGCCAATGGGGTGTTCCCATGGCTTTCTTTGTGCACAAGGAAAGTGGTGAACCACATCCGCGCACAGCTGAGTTGCTTGAAGCAATTGCTAAGCGCGTTGAAAAAGAAGGTATTGAAGCTTGGCAAAAACTGGAAGTAGCCGAACTGCTTGGTGAAGAATCTGCTCAATACGAAAAGAATCGCGACACTTTAGATGTATGGTTTGATTCTGGTACTACGCATTGGCACGTCATTCGTGGCTCACATCGTGCGGAACTCTATCGCCCTGAAGCTGAAAATGCAGATGGTCGTTTAGCTGACCTATATCTAGAAGGCTCAGACCAACATCGCGGCTGGTTCCACTCCTCTTTACTCACTGGTGCCATGCTCGATGGCAAGCCGCCATACAAAGCACTACTTACGCACGGCTTCACGGTTGATGGCCAAGGCCGCAAGATGAGTAAGTCGGTAGGCAACGTGATCGCCCCGCAACAAGTTGCTGATAAGTTAGGTGCGGAGATTATTCGTTTGTGGGTAGCTTCTACTGACTACTCTGGCGAGATGACCATCTCCGATGAAATTCTGAAACGTGTAGTGGAAAGCTATCGCCGTATTCGCAATACATTACGCTTCTTGTTAGCTAACCTATCTGACTTTGATCCAAGCAAGCATGCGATGCCTGCAAGCGAATGGCTAGAGATTGATCGCTACGCTGTTGCACTCGCCAATCAGTTGCAGCAAGATGTGCAGGCGCACTACAAGGCTTATGAGTTTCAACCAGCGGTGGCGCGTATGCTCACTTTCTGCTCGGAAGATTTAGGTGGCTTCTACTTAGATATTCTGAAAGATCGCCTCTATACGAGTGCGCCGGATTCGAAAGAGCGTCGCGCAGCACAGAATGCACTCTTTCATATCACTCGCAACCTACTCAAGTGGCTTGCCCCTTTCCTCTCATTTACTGCCGAAGAGGCTTGGCTGTCATTACCACATGGTAAGGATGACAAGCCAAGTGAATCTATCTTCATGGAAGAGTTTGGTACTTTCCCAGAAATTAACCAAGCTACTGAGCTCCTTGCCAAATGGAATCGTGTTCGAGAAATCCGCTCTGAGGTAACCAAGGCAATTGAGATTGAGCGTGAAGCTGGCAATGTAGGCTCATCCCTGCAAGCCGAGCTCACCATCAAAGTAGGTGATATCGATTTTGCAATTTTGCATTCTCTTGAAGACGACCTGCGCTTTGTGACCATCACTTCTAGTGCCAAGCTAGAGCTGAGCAACGCAGGCCTTGAGGTGCTCGTACGCGGTAGTCAATATAAAAAATGTGGCCGTTGCTGGCATCACACTCAAGATGTTGGTGTCAACAATGAACATTCAGAGTTATGTGGTCGCTGCATCAGCAATCTTTTCGGAAGCGGTGAATCCCGCCTTTTTGCATAA
- a CDS encoding argininosuccinate synthase — protein MSDIKKVVLAYSGGLDTSVILKWLQDTYQCEIVTFTADLGQGEELEPARAKALQFGIKPENIFIDDLREEFVRDFVFPMFRANTIYEGEYLLGTSIARPLIAKRQIEIARATGADSVSHGATGKGNDQVRFELGYYALEPGIKVIAPWREWDLLSREKLMAYAEKHGIPVEMKHKQGGSPYSMDANLLHISYEGRHLENPNAEAEESMWRWTVSPEKAPDAPEIIEIEFRAGDPVAINGKAYKPHELLAELNRIGGMHGIGRLDLVENRFVGMKSRGCYETPGGTILLKAHRGIESITLDREVAHLKDDLMPRYASLIYNGLWWAPERLALQTLIDHTQQMVNGVVRLKLYKGSVSVISRDSANTLFDQTIATFDDDGGAYNQADAGGFIKLNALRMRIAETARRKRAK, from the coding sequence ATGTCTGATATTAAAAAAGTAGTTTTAGCGTATTCCGGCGGTCTTGATACCAGTGTGATTCTTAAATGGCTTCAAGATACTTATCAGTGTGAGATCGTTACTTTCACAGCTGATTTAGGTCAGGGTGAAGAGTTGGAGCCGGCCCGTGCCAAAGCGCTGCAGTTTGGCATCAAGCCAGAGAATATCTTTATCGATGATTTGCGTGAAGAGTTTGTGCGTGACTTTGTGTTCCCCATGTTCCGCGCCAATACGATTTACGAGGGCGAGTACCTTTTAGGCACCTCCATTGCACGCCCATTAATCGCGAAGCGCCAAATTGAAATTGCCCGTGCTACTGGTGCTGACTCTGTATCGCATGGCGCCACTGGTAAAGGGAATGACCAAGTACGTTTTGAGTTAGGCTACTACGCACTTGAGCCAGGAATTAAGGTAATCGCACCATGGCGCGAGTGGGATTTGCTCTCCCGTGAAAAATTGATGGCCTATGCAGAAAAACATGGCATCCCAGTAGAGATGAAGCATAAGCAGGGCGGCTCACCTTATTCAATGGATGCCAACTTATTGCACATCAGCTATGAAGGTCGTCATCTCGAGAACCCGAATGCTGAAGCAGAAGAATCTATGTGGCGTTGGACAGTGTCTCCTGAGAAGGCTCCAGACGCCCCAGAAATTATTGAAATTGAATTCCGTGCCGGTGATCCGGTGGCAATTAATGGCAAGGCTTACAAGCCACATGAGTTGTTGGCTGAACTCAATCGTATTGGTGGCATGCATGGTATTGGTCGTCTTGACTTGGTTGAGAACCGTTTTGTAGGCATGAAGAGCCGTGGCTGCTATGAAACCCCTGGCGGCACTATCTTGTTAAAAGCACACCGCGGCATTGAGAGTATTACTCTGGACCGTGAAGTAGCTCACCTCAAGGATGACCTGATGCCGCGTTACGCAAGCCTGATCTACAACGGTCTGTGGTGGGCGCCAGAGCGTCTGGCCCTTCAGACCTTGATCGATCATACGCAGCAGATGGTTAATGGTGTTGTGCGTCTGAAGCTCTACAAAGGATCTGTCTCTGTGATCTCGCGTGATTCAGCGAATACTTTGTTTGATCAGACTATCGCTACTTTTGATGATGATGGCGGTGCGTATAACCAAGCCGATGCGGGTGGATTTATTAAGCTCAATGCCTTACGTATGCGAATTGCTGAAACTGCAAGACGTAAGCGTGCTAAATAA
- a CDS encoding cold-shock protein: MATGIVKWFNDAKGFGFIKPDDGEEELFAHFSAITMPGFKTLKENQKVTFDITQGPKGKQATNIQAA, from the coding sequence ATGGCGACCGGAATTGTTAAGTGGTTCAATGATGCAAAAGGTTTTGGCTTTATCAAACCTGATGATGGTGAAGAAGAGTTGTTTGCGCATTTCAGCGCAATCACAATGCCTGGGTTTAAAACACTCAAGGAAAACCAAAAGGTAACGTTTGATATTACCCAAGGTCCTAAGGGCAAGCAAGCTACTAATATCCAAGCAGCTTAA
- a CDS encoding pyrimidine/purine nucleoside phosphorylase has product MQFDQVSVGKKANVFFDGKCVSHTVTLPNGIRKSVGVVLPSTLRFDLSTKEIMEVVDGNAFVSINGAPEVEFKAGQSWEVEKGGYFIIRAESPVHYVCHFE; this is encoded by the coding sequence ATGCAATTTGATCAAGTTTCTGTAGGCAAAAAAGCCAATGTATTTTTCGATGGTAAGTGCGTATCCCATACTGTGACTTTGCCAAACGGCATTCGTAAATCTGTGGGCGTCGTGTTGCCAAGTACTTTACGTTTTGACCTGAGCACTAAAGAAATCATGGAAGTAGTTGATGGTAATGCGTTTGTCAGCATTAACGGTGCCCCAGAGGTCGAGTTCAAAGCGGGTCAAAGCTGGGAAGTAGAAAAAGGCGGTTATTTCATCATTCGCGCTGAGTCTCCAGTGCACTACGTATGCCATTTTGAATAA